One sulfur-oxidizing endosymbiont of Gigantopelta aegis genomic region harbors:
- a CDS encoding F0F1 ATP synthase subunit B produces MSITATLIGQMITFAILVWFIGKYLWGPMTQMMDDRKKRIADGLAAAERGIHEQELAEQKATQHIKEAKEQAADILAQAQRRGVEIIEEAKGDAKAEGERLIVAANAEIEQEVNRAKESLRAQVVDITIAAAGKIIKKEIDAKAHGDLLKDVVGQI; encoded by the coding sequence ATGAGCATTACCGCAACTCTTATAGGCCAGATGATAACGTTCGCGATATTAGTCTGGTTCATAGGCAAATATCTCTGGGGTCCAATGACCCAGATGATGGACGATCGTAAGAAGCGTATTGCCGATGGTCTTGCAGCTGCTGAACGTGGTATACACGAGCAGGAGCTGGCGGAACAAAAAGCGACTCAACATATTAAAGAAGCCAAAGAGCAGGCTGCAGACATTCTTGCTCAAGCGCAAAGGCGTGGTGTGGAAATAATAGAAGAAGCGAAAGGTGACGCAAAGGCTGAAGGCGAACGTTTAATTGTCGCAGCAAACGCTGAAATTGAACAAGAAGTTAATCGTGCCAAAGAATCACTGCGCGCACAAGTGGTTGATATCACTATTGCCGCAGCAGGTAAGATCATCAAGAAAGAGATCGATGCCAAAGCACATGGCGACTTATTAAAAGATGTCGTAGGGCAGATATGA
- the mnmG gene encoding tRNA uridine-5-carboxymethylaminomethyl(34) synthesis enzyme MnmG: protein MFYTDQFDVIIIGGGHAGTEAAMAASRMGSKTLLISHNIETLGQMSCNPAIGGIGKGHLVKEIDALGGLMAKATDLGGIQFRRLNASKGPAVRATRAQADRVLYKAAIRYALENQENLQIFQQAVTDLIIENEQVVGVETEMGLKFKAHTVVLTTGTFLGGLIHIGLENYEGGRAGDPPANKLSQRLRELPFGVDRLKTGTPPRLDGRTIDFSVLQEQPGDTPIPTFSFLGKASDHPQQISCYITHTNEKTHDIIRSGLDRSPMYTGVIEGIGPRYCPSIEDKINRFADKDSHQIFVEPEGLQTHEVYPNGISTSLPFDVQMAFIRSMKGFEQATIIRPGYAIEYDFFDPRDLKSSLETKFIKGLFFAGQINGTTGYEEAAAQGLIAGANAALQVQGKDAWSPGREEAYIGVMIDDLITQGTSEPYRMFTSRAEYRLILREDNADLRLTEKGHALGLVDEQRWQAFCKKKELVDNEIKRLQMTRIGPKALTEEEAMAVLKTPLNKDTSLYDMLRRPEVTYDSLTSLDIAGDKLADPIAAEQVEIQTKYSGYIKRQLEEIDKQKRYENKAIPEGFDYLSITSLSSEVREKLQAARPQTVGQASRVPGVTPAAISLLLVFVKKAGH, encoded by the coding sequence GTGTTTTATACCGATCAGTTTGATGTCATTATTATCGGTGGTGGTCATGCAGGCACCGAAGCCGCGATGGCTGCTAGCCGTATGGGTTCTAAAACCTTGCTGATCTCACACAATATCGAAACCTTGGGTCAAATGTCCTGTAATCCAGCGATTGGCGGAATAGGCAAGGGACATTTAGTGAAAGAAATTGATGCGCTGGGTGGCTTGATGGCCAAAGCGACCGATTTGGGTGGTATTCAATTTCGTCGTCTCAATGCTTCTAAAGGGCCAGCAGTACGGGCAACACGTGCTCAGGCTGATCGAGTACTGTATAAGGCCGCTATTCGTTATGCCTTGGAAAATCAGGAAAATTTACAAATATTTCAACAGGCTGTCACTGATCTCATTATAGAAAATGAGCAAGTTGTCGGTGTTGAAACAGAAATGGGGCTTAAATTTAAGGCGCATACTGTGGTATTAACCACTGGGACTTTTTTAGGTGGCTTGATTCATATAGGCTTGGAAAACTACGAAGGTGGCCGTGCCGGTGATCCCCCTGCAAACAAGTTATCACAACGCTTGCGTGAACTGCCATTTGGTGTGGATCGCTTAAAAACCGGTACACCACCGCGCCTTGATGGTCGCACCATTGATTTTTCAGTGTTGCAGGAACAACCGGGCGATACGCCCATTCCCACCTTTTCCTTTTTGGGTAAGGCGAGTGATCACCCGCAACAAATCAGCTGTTATATCACCCATACCAATGAAAAAACACACGATATTATTCGCTCAGGCTTAGATCGTTCGCCTATGTATACCGGCGTCATTGAAGGCATAGGGCCCAGATACTGCCCCTCGATTGAAGATAAAATAAATCGCTTTGCCGATAAAGATTCACACCAAATTTTTGTTGAGCCGGAAGGCTTACAAACCCATGAAGTCTATCCCAATGGCATTTCTACCAGTTTGCCTTTTGATGTGCAAATGGCCTTTATCCGTTCCATGAAAGGCTTTGAACAAGCGACGATTATTCGCCCGGGTTATGCCATTGAATATGACTTTTTTGATCCTAGGGATCTAAAGTCCTCACTGGAAACTAAGTTTATTAAAGGTCTGTTTTTTGCCGGGCAAATTAATGGCACCACAGGCTATGAAGAAGCGGCGGCTCAGGGTCTCATTGCGGGTGCTAATGCAGCCTTGCAGGTACAGGGCAAAGATGCCTGGTCACCAGGACGAGAAGAAGCCTATATTGGTGTGATGATTGACGATTTAATTACCCAAGGTACATCAGAGCCTTATCGCATGTTTACCTCAAGAGCCGAATATCGACTCATTCTCAGAGAAGATAATGCCGACTTGCGCCTCACCGAAAAAGGACATGCACTCGGCTTGGTTGATGAACAACGCTGGCAAGCATTTTGTAAGAAAAAAGAGCTGGTTGATAATGAAATCAAGCGTCTGCAAATGACTCGTATTGGCCCTAAGGCTTTGACCGAAGAAGAAGCAATGGCAGTGTTAAAAACACCATTGAATAAAGACACCAGTCTTTATGATATGCTCAGAAGACCAGAAGTGACTTATGATTCACTCACCAGTTTAGACATTGCCGGCGATAAACTGGCCGATCCCATTGCTGCTGAACAAGTTGAGATACAAACTAAATATTCAGGCTATATCAAACGTCAATTAGAAGAAATTGACAAACAAAAGCGTTATGAAAATAAGGCGATTCCAGAGGGTTTTGACTATTTAAGCATTACTTCCTTATCATCCGAAGTGCGGGAAAAACTACAGGCAGCACGACCACAAACGGTTGGTCAGGCGAGTCGTGTGCCCGGTGTGACACCCGCTGCGATTTCATTATTACTGGTCTTTGTCAAAAAAGCAGGTCATTAG
- a CDS encoding ParA family protein: MAKIIAISNQKGGVGKTTTSINLAASLAATKRRILLVDMDPQGNATTGSGIDKNDVEYSGYDLLISRTPVKDVKVTVEDAGYDLIPGNGDLTAAEVELMTKFDRERQLSYRFKEVADDYDYILIDCPPSLNMLTVNAMAAADSIIIPMQCEYYALEGLTALNDTINSIKESLNPKLEIEGILRTMFDPRNRLAIEVSRQLLEHFKDKVYRTIIPRNVRLAEAPSHGMPVISYDRSSKGARAYLALAGEMLRRDEEIAETA; the protein is encoded by the coding sequence ATGGCAAAAATCATCGCCATCTCCAATCAAAAAGGCGGCGTGGGCAAAACCACGACCAGCATCAATCTAGCTGCATCACTGGCTGCCACTAAACGGCGAATTTTATTAGTCGATATGGATCCGCAAGGCAATGCCACTACCGGCAGTGGTATTGACAAAAATGATGTTGAATACAGTGGCTATGATTTATTGATTTCCAGAACACCTGTTAAAGATGTCAAAGTGACTGTCGAAGATGCAGGTTATGATTTGATTCCCGGCAATGGTGATTTGACTGCTGCTGAAGTGGAACTGATGACTAAATTTGATCGCGAGCGCCAACTCAGCTATCGCTTCAAAGAAGTCGCCGATGACTATGACTATATACTGATTGATTGTCCTCCCTCATTGAATATGCTGACCGTCAATGCGATGGCCGCAGCCGATAGCATCATTATCCCCATGCAATGTGAATATTATGCCTTGGAAGGCTTAACCGCTCTGAATGATACGATTAATAGTATTAAAGAATCCCTCAATCCCAAATTAGAAATTGAAGGCATTCTAAGAACCATGTTTGATCCCCGTAATCGTTTAGCGATTGAAGTCTCACGGCAATTATTGGAACATTTTAAAGATAAAGTGTATCGCACCATTATTCCGCGAAATGTACGCCTTGCCGAAGCCCCCAGTCATGGTATGCCAGTGATCAGCTATGATCGCTCCTCCAAAGGTGCACGAGCCTATCTGGCACTGGCTGGAGAAATGTTACGTCGAGATGAAGAAATTGCTGAAACAGCATAA
- a CDS encoding ATP synthase subunit I, translated as MSFANVVMRRVVNRLIIVQVVLTLIVALVYLAFQNTNGFLAALFGGSITLSGTLLMAWRISRAGEAALPGQMSDGKYQGYVEIYIGAIQKFVLTLVLMAFGMGYLKLDPLAILIGFAVTQLSYIANKVDTRHETN; from the coding sequence ATGAGCTTTGCCAACGTGGTCATGCGTCGAGTAGTCAATCGACTGATCATCGTGCAGGTTGTTTTGACTTTAATAGTCGCTCTTGTTTATCTTGCATTTCAAAATACAAATGGATTTTTGGCCGCCTTGTTTGGTGGCAGTATTACATTGTCAGGTACATTATTAATGGCTTGGCGGATAAGTCGTGCCGGTGAAGCAGCATTACCCGGTCAAATGTCTGATGGTAAATATCAGGGATATGTAGAAATCTACATAGGCGCGATACAAAAATTTGTTCTAACACTGGTACTGATGGCTTTTGGTATGGGGTATTTAAAACTCGATCCATTAGCGATATTGATAGGTTTTGCTGTGACGCAATTGAGTTATATTGCCAATAAAGTGGATACCCGTCATGAAACTAACTAA
- the atpB gene encoding F0F1 ATP synthase subunit A — MSSSASEAHGPTSVEYIQHHLHNNSISIGDGSFWVLNLDTLIYGWLLAGMLMYIAYTMGKKMTADTPSGGQNVLEAIVEFVQQQIRDIFPGSNPLIGPLSLTIFMWVFLMNAMDILPVDLLPEMGQLVGIQYMKVVPTTDLSTIFALALSVFALIIYYNIKIKGPIGYIKMFLFHPFGKYLIPVNIVMTTIEEVAKPVSLGLRLFGNMFAGELIFLLIALLGGASMFGIIPQVALGTAWAIYHILVVSLQAFIFMLLTIVYLGMAHQEIEEH, encoded by the coding sequence GTGAGTAGCTCTGCTAGCGAAGCACACGGACCAACGTCCGTTGAGTATATTCAGCATCATTTGCACAATAACAGCATCAGCATCGGTGATGGAAGTTTCTGGGTATTGAACCTGGATACACTGATTTATGGTTGGTTATTGGCCGGTATGCTAATGTATATAGCCTATACCATGGGCAAAAAAATGACTGCTGATACCCCATCAGGTGGTCAAAATGTATTAGAAGCGATTGTTGAATTTGTGCAACAACAAATCCGCGATATTTTCCCGGGTAGTAATCCACTCATTGGTCCTTTATCACTGACCATCTTTATGTGGGTTTTTCTAATGAACGCGATGGATATACTGCCCGTTGATTTGTTACCAGAAATGGGTCAATTGGTTGGTATTCAATACATGAAAGTGGTTCCTACCACTGATTTAAGCACTATATTTGCATTAGCCTTATCGGTTTTTGCCCTCATTATTTATTACAATATTAAAATCAAAGGCCCGATCGGCTACATTAAGATGTTTCTATTTCACCCCTTTGGTAAATATTTAATCCCGGTCAATATCGTTATGACTACGATTGAAGAAGTTGCCAAGCCAGTCAGCTTGGGCTTACGTTTATTTGGCAACATGTTTGCTGGTGAACTCATCTTCCTGCTGATTGCACTTTTAGGTGGCGCATCAATGTTTGGGATAATTCCACAAGTAGCATTGGGAACCGCATGGGCTATTTACCATATTCTGGTAGTTTCCCTGCAGGCGTTTATCTTTATGTTGTTAACAATCGTATACCTGGGTATGGCGCATCAGGAAATCGAAGAGCACTAA
- a CDS encoding PEP-CTERM sorting domain-containing protein → MKNIIKVAASVSLIAFSASVFATPMTFWDTDGWTQFANDEGHTSGPGGGGQEFDAEYLYYKKDGNTLSLGLQTGFDVVDGHLLYGNKNYYAGDLALSFDGATTIGDASTYEYGVDFGLYTEGYYNVGTGVDMGITGIAGTDDAGLYNASSWSNNIYYSSQSSPFALNGGTLVKSLLTNNYGQESDSYFRTVSFDITGLGLGSDFDIDAHWTMSCGNDNINGGFSIPEPTMLSLMGVSLLGLGFVRRRKIKA, encoded by the coding sequence ATGAAAAATATAATAAAAGTAGCAGCATCTGTTTCGTTAATTGCTTTTTCAGCAAGTGTATTTGCGACGCCAATGACATTTTGGGACACAGATGGCTGGACTCAATTTGCTAATGACGAAGGTCATACTTCAGGTCCAGGCGGCGGCGGTCAGGAGTTTGATGCTGAGTACCTTTATTACAAGAAGGATGGTAATACACTGTCTCTTGGTTTACAGACTGGTTTTGATGTTGTAGACGGTCATCTATTGTATGGTAACAAAAATTATTATGCAGGTGATTTAGCTTTATCTTTTGATGGTGCAACTACAATTGGTGATGCTTCAACCTATGAATATGGCGTAGACTTTGGCCTTTATACTGAAGGTTATTATAACGTTGGTACAGGGGTTGATATGGGGATAACGGGGATAGCTGGTACAGATGATGCAGGCTTATATAATGCTTCGTCTTGGAGTAATAATATCTACTATTCTTCTCAATCAAGTCCATTTGCTCTGAACGGTGGTACATTGGTTAAAAGTTTATTAACTAATAATTATGGCCAAGAGAGTGATAGTTACTTTCGCACCGTCTCTTTTGATATCACGGGCTTAGGTCTAGGTAGTGACTTTGATATTGACGCGCATTGGACAATGTCATGTGGTAATGACAATATAAATGGTGGTTTTTCAATTCCTGAACCTACTATGTTGTCTTTGATGGGTGTTAGCCTATTAGGTCTGGGTTTTGTTCGCAGACGTAAGATTAAAGCATAA
- a CDS encoding SGNH/GDSL hydrolase family protein, which yields MQLKQHLYALIMVSISITFGILLSEYILSWHQNSIARSSKMATGMMHYHPELGWALTPNWKGEHSHHDFSVTYSTDEHGFRQQPREGKSTTGRKIALIGDSFTFGFGVNDYETFAAKLALDDIDNEYLNLGVPGYSTDQEYLLMQQQSKENINDYVLIFYLGNDIIDNALPHPLQAEPAKPFFEVNEGVLVLKNMPVPKTKKPAVLRSQTLKVILFGNELNQYAVAFDGLRQKSQILKLLIPQKANTDRATINAILDGRLSKQKYLLSVLFKSMQREAKHQQTSLSIAILPGRSYVVTPDSYAAIFQEYVRKYVIDLSTSLQINTIDIATLLRKKYEAGQTQLFHPNEGHLTSKGHGIVAGIIQKELIIK from the coding sequence ATGCAATTAAAGCAACATCTTTATGCCCTAATTATGGTGTCAATAAGTATTACTTTTGGTATTCTATTATCAGAATATATATTGTCATGGCATCAGAATTCGATAGCACGCAGTTCAAAAATGGCGACAGGCATGATGCATTACCATCCTGAACTCGGTTGGGCCTTAACGCCAAACTGGAAAGGCGAGCATTCTCATCATGATTTTTCTGTTACTTACTCAACAGATGAACACGGGTTCAGACAACAACCCCGGGAAGGGAAAAGCACCACGGGAAGAAAAATTGCCTTAATTGGTGATAGTTTTACTTTCGGATTTGGTGTTAATGATTATGAAACCTTTGCCGCTAAGCTGGCATTGGATGATATTGATAATGAATATTTGAACTTGGGCGTACCTGGATATAGTACCGATCAAGAATACCTTTTGATGCAGCAACAAAGTAAAGAAAATATTAATGACTATGTGCTGATTTTCTATTTAGGCAATGACATTATTGATAACGCACTGCCACATCCCTTACAGGCAGAACCTGCCAAGCCATTTTTTGAGGTAAACGAAGGCGTGTTGGTATTAAAGAATATGCCTGTGCCCAAAACTAAGAAACCTGCTGTGTTAAGAAGCCAAACATTGAAAGTTATTTTATTTGGCAATGAGTTAAATCAATATGCTGTAGCATTTGATGGCTTGCGACAAAAAAGCCAAATTCTTAAATTACTAATCCCGCAAAAAGCCAATACAGATAGAGCGACCATTAATGCTATTCTTGATGGTAGGCTCAGCAAACAAAAATACTTGCTTTCTGTCTTATTTAAATCCATGCAACGGGAAGCTAAACATCAACAAACATCATTGAGTATCGCAATTTTACCGGGACGCTCTTATGTTGTTACCCCCGATTCTTATGCGGCAATTTTTCAAGAGTATGTTAGGAAGTATGTCATTGATTTATCAACAAGCTTGCAGATAAATACAATAGATATAGCAACGCTATTGAGAAAGAAATACGAAGCAGGGCAAACACAGCTATTTCATCCGAATGAAGGGCATTTAACTTCAAAAGGGCATGGAATAGTTGCAGGCATAATACAAAAAGAATTAATTATAAAATAG
- the atpA gene encoding F0F1 ATP synthase subunit alpha: MQLNPSEISDLIKSRIESFDAKTEATTEGTVVSLRDGIALIHGLSDAMSGEMLEFPGNTFGMALNLERDSVGVVILGDYKHITEGDKVKCTGRILEVPVGDALLGRVVDSLGNPIDGKGPIDTTETSPIEKIAPGVIARQSVDQPVQTGLKSIDAMVPVGRGQRELIIGDRQTGKTAVAIDAIINQKDSGIKCIYVAIGQKASSIAAVVRKLEEFGAMKNTIVVAATASDAAALQYIAPYSGCAMGEVFRDRGEDALIVYDDLTKQAWAYRQVSLLLRRPPGREAYPGDVFYLHSRLLERASRVNAEFVEHATGGKVKGKTGSLTALPIIETQAGDVSAFVPTNVISITDGQIFLETDLFNAGIRPAINAGLSVSRVGGAAQTKIIKKLGGGIRLDLAQYRELAAFAQFASDLDETTRKQIERGQRVTELMKQTQYTPYTVAQMAISLFAANNGYLDDVDVIKIVDFENAMQDYMKSNSSDLMDLINENGDYNDDIDSKMHEAVKHFKSNSSW; encoded by the coding sequence ATGCAGTTAAATCCATCAGAAATCAGCGACTTAATAAAAAGTCGAATTGAAAGTTTTGATGCTAAAACCGAAGCAACTACCGAAGGGACTGTTGTCAGTCTACGTGACGGTATTGCCTTGATTCACGGCTTAAGTGATGCCATGTCAGGAGAAATGCTCGAATTTCCTGGCAATACTTTTGGTATGGCGCTTAACCTTGAGCGCGATTCAGTGGGTGTAGTAATCTTAGGTGATTACAAGCACATCACCGAAGGCGACAAAGTTAAATGTACGGGGCGTATTTTAGAAGTGCCCGTAGGTGATGCTTTATTGGGTCGTGTTGTTGATTCATTGGGTAATCCCATTGATGGCAAAGGCCCCATTGATACCACAGAAACTTCACCGATTGAAAAAATTGCGCCGGGCGTCATCGCCAGGCAATCCGTTGACCAGCCAGTGCAAACAGGTTTGAAATCAATTGATGCCATGGTACCCGTAGGACGTGGACAACGTGAATTGATTATTGGTGATCGCCAGACGGGTAAAACAGCCGTTGCGATTGATGCCATCATCAATCAGAAAGACTCCGGCATTAAATGTATCTACGTTGCAATTGGTCAGAAAGCATCCAGTATTGCGGCAGTGGTTCGTAAGCTAGAAGAATTCGGCGCAATGAAAAACACCATCGTTGTTGCTGCGACTGCATCGGATGCGGCGGCTCTGCAATACATCGCACCTTACTCGGGCTGTGCCATGGGCGAAGTGTTCCGTGATCGCGGTGAAGATGCATTGATAGTCTATGATGATCTGACTAAACAAGCATGGGCCTATCGTCAAGTGTCGTTATTACTACGTCGTCCACCGGGTCGTGAAGCCTATCCCGGTGATGTATTCTATCTTCATTCCCGTTTATTAGAGCGTGCTTCTCGTGTGAATGCTGAGTTTGTCGAACATGCAACCGGTGGCAAAGTGAAAGGCAAGACCGGTTCTTTGACCGCTTTACCTATCATTGAAACACAGGCAGGTGACGTATCTGCTTTTGTACCAACCAACGTAATTTCGATTACTGATGGTCAAATCTTTCTTGAAACTGACTTGTTTAACGCCGGTATTCGACCAGCGATTAACGCTGGTTTATCGGTTTCTCGTGTCGGTGGTGCAGCGCAGACTAAAATCATCAAGAAGCTGGGTGGTGGTATTCGCTTAGATTTAGCTCAGTATCGTGAATTAGCGGCTTTTGCTCAGTTTGCTTCTGATTTAGATGAAACCACTCGAAAGCAAATCGAACGTGGTCAACGCGTCACAGAATTGATGAAGCAAACTCAATATACCCCTTATACTGTTGCGCAAATGGCGATTTCATTATTTGCTGCGAATAACGGTTATCTGGATGATGTTGATGTGATCAAAATCGTTGATTTTGAAAATGCCATGCAGGATTACATGAAGTCAAATAGTTCTGATTTGATGGACTTAATCAATGAAAACGGTGACTATAATGATGACATTGATAGCAAAATGCATGAAGCTGTTAAGCACTTTAAATCCAATAGTAGCTGGTAA
- the rsmG gene encoding 16S rRNA (guanine(527)-N(7))-methyltransferase RsmG, with product MNPDLSKKLADGLQVQGQTIGLKEQQQLIQFVELMVKWNKVYNLTSIRRAEEMITLHLLDSLVMLPFFTQQDNKITTILDVGTGGGIPGIPLALCLPEIDFVLLDARGKKVRFIQTAIAQLGLKNVTAVHARVEDYQRAEEEKFACIISRAFASLEDMLNYCQHLSAKQGRFFAMKGQIPEEEIAQLPEGFRIEAIDELKVAGLNAQRHLIQIAFSE from the coding sequence ATGAATCCCGATTTAAGTAAAAAACTGGCCGATGGCTTGCAAGTTCAAGGTCAGACGATTGGTCTGAAAGAACAACAGCAATTAATCCAATTCGTTGAACTGATGGTCAAATGGAATAAAGTGTATAACCTGACGTCGATTCGTCGAGCAGAAGAAATGATCACCCTGCACTTATTAGATAGCCTGGTGATGCTGCCTTTTTTTACTCAGCAAGATAACAAAATAACAACTATCTTAGATGTCGGTACGGGTGGCGGTATTCCCGGTATTCCCCTAGCGCTATGCTTGCCGGAAATAGACTTTGTCTTACTCGATGCCCGGGGCAAAAAAGTGCGCTTCATTCAAACCGCTATTGCACAATTGGGCTTAAAAAATGTCACTGCAGTACATGCTCGAGTAGAAGACTATCAACGGGCAGAGGAAGAAAAATTTGCCTGTATTATTTCCCGTGCCTTTGCTTCACTCGAAGATATGCTGAATTATTGTCAGCATCTCAGCGCAAAACAAGGCAGGTTTTTTGCTATGAAAGGGCAAATTCCAGAAGAAGAGATTGCACAACTGCCAGAAGGCTTTAGAATAGAAGCAATCGATGAACTCAAAGTGGCCGGTTTAAATGCCCAGCGGCATTTAATTCAGATCGCTTTTTCAGAATAA
- the atpE gene encoding F0F1 ATP synthase subunit C — translation MEAALATVYGSTAIAVGIILAAAGLGSALGWGLICSKFLEGIARQPEMRPQLMGQMLFTGGLMEAFPMIVLGMSMWFIFANPFAAQVMDAIKVAGG, via the coding sequence ATGGAAGCAGCACTAGCTACAGTTTATGGTTCAACTGCAATAGCTGTCGGAATTATTCTGGCGGCAGCAGGTTTGGGTTCAGCTTTAGGGTGGGGACTGATCTGTTCCAAATTCCTTGAAGGTATCGCTCGTCAACCTGAAATGCGCCCACAATTAATGGGTCAAATGTTGTTTACCGGTGGTTTAATGGAAGCTTTTCCAATGATCGTTTTGGGTATGTCAATGTGGTTTATCTTTGCTAACCCGTTTGCAGCTCAAGTTATGGATGCAATTAAAGTTGCTGGCGGTTAA
- a CDS encoding F0F1 ATP synthase subunit delta yields MAEISTLARPYAQAIFNLANANNTLKAWSETLVLLCEVASDKAMIEIINNPDVSSEQVINLFVDICKDQLDEQGINFIKLAAENDRLAIIPNIAESFEAMRAEEEGSIEAQVISAYAVNATQKKSIAAALKKKLGREVTIKTSTDKSLLGGVIIRAGDMVIDGSVKTQLEEITHSLLS; encoded by the coding sequence ATGGCAGAAATTAGCACATTAGCAAGACCTTATGCACAGGCCATCTTTAATTTAGCCAATGCCAATAACACGCTTAAAGCATGGTCTGAGACACTGGTTCTTCTTTGTGAAGTCGCCTCAGATAAAGCCATGATCGAGATCATCAATAATCCTGATGTCAGTAGTGAACAAGTGATTAACTTGTTTGTAGATATCTGTAAGGATCAATTAGATGAGCAGGGAATAAACTTTATCAAGCTGGCGGCTGAAAATGATCGCCTGGCTATTATTCCCAATATTGCCGAAAGCTTCGAAGCCATGCGCGCTGAAGAAGAAGGCAGTATTGAAGCTCAGGTGATTTCAGCCTATGCCGTTAATGCCACACAAAAGAAAAGCATTGCAGCAGCGCTGAAAAAGAAACTCGGTCGCGAAGTGACAATCAAAACTAGCACAGATAAAAGTTTGCTAGGGGGTGTCATTATTCGTGCAGGTGATATGGTAATTGATGGTTCAGTGAAAACTCAACTGGAAGAAATTACTCATTCCCTGCTTAGCTAA
- a CDS encoding ParB/RepB/Spo0J family partition protein yields MAGKKRGLGRGLDALLGGSAKKARADLSEATEDTSQKARMDGELHNVPVEFIQPGVYQPRIDMHPEALEELSNSIKAQGVVQPIVIRPIGESTASGDQKYEIIAGERRWRASQMAGLAEIPAIIRDVPDQAAIAMALIENIQREELSPIEESGALRRLIDEFNMTHQQAADAVGRSRAAVSNLLRLLELEPGTRRLLENGDLEMGHARALLALKGEEQSYTARHVVSKGMSVRETERMIKKILNPKEKVEKKDDPNILNLQQNLTDKLGAKVIFQHGNKGKGKMVIHYNTVDELEGILAHIK; encoded by the coding sequence GTGGCAGGAAAAAAACGTGGTCTAGGCCGTGGTCTGGATGCTTTATTGGGTGGTAGTGCAAAAAAAGCTCGAGCAGATTTAAGTGAAGCAACAGAAGATACAAGTCAAAAAGCAAGGATGGATGGTGAACTGCATAATGTACCGGTTGAATTCATTCAGCCAGGTGTCTATCAGCCCCGCATTGATATGCACCCCGAAGCGCTTGAAGAATTGTCTAATTCGATTAAGGCACAAGGCGTTGTCCAGCCTATTGTGATCCGTCCTATTGGTGAGTCCACTGCCAGCGGTGACCAGAAATACGAAATTATTGCTGGTGAGCGTCGCTGGCGAGCTAGTCAAATGGCTGGTTTGGCCGAAATCCCTGCAATAATACGCGATGTACCCGATCAGGCCGCTATTGCCATGGCCTTGATTGAAAATATTCAACGTGAAGAACTGAGTCCCATTGAAGAGTCCGGTGCTTTACGTCGTTTGATTGATGAGTTCAATATGACTCACCAACAAGCCGCTGATGCCGTAGGCCGTTCACGGGCTGCAGTGTCTAATCTATTGCGCTTATTAGAGCTTGAACCGGGTACGCGACGTTTATTAGAAAATGGTGATCTGGAAATGGGTCATGCTCGTGCTTTATTAGCGCTTAAGGGTGAAGAGCAAAGTTATACCGCTCGACACGTGGTCAGCAAAGGCATGTCGGTTCGAGAAACCGAGCGCATGATTAAAAAAATCCTTAATCCAAAAGAAAAAGTAGAGAAGAAAGACGATCCCAATATTCTTAACCTACAACAAAACCTGACGGACAAACTGGGTGCAAAAGTGATTTTTCAGCACGGTAATAAGGGTAAAGGCAAAATGGTTATTCACTATAATACGGTCGATGAATTAGAGGGTATTCTTGCGCATATAAAGTAG